From uncultured Roseateles sp., the proteins below share one genomic window:
- a CDS encoding FtsX-like permease family protein — protein sequence MDILPILSTLKRHKIAAGLIVLQIALTCAIVSNALFLISQRVSSINAPTGMAEQELLVLQVSGLVRVENPEVQTRVDLQALRGLAGVKSVALINQIPFGDNSNTSGVRLTPQRAGRATGVGTYNSGEGWLPTLGLRLVEGRDFEPTEYAEAATVFKDDEEPKVPAVIINKRLAEHLFPGRSAVGQEVYVYGSQPQRVVGVLETLPSIRPNGDGDDRLYTMMLPIQASYRGGSYVLRVPPEQRDALLKAAVAALEQAGGGVKRIVREQHRFEDMRSKYYRQDVSMLWLLGGVCLALLVVTAFGIVGLASFWVQQRTRMIGTRRALGATRGQILRYFQAENFLLSSLGIALGMLGAYGLSLALMQHYELPRLPWVYLPIGALVLWALGQLAVWAPARRAAALPPVAALRG from the coding sequence ATGGATATTCTTCCAATCCTCTCCACGCTGAAGCGCCACAAGATCGCCGCCGGCCTGATCGTGCTGCAGATAGCACTGACCTGCGCCATCGTCAGCAACGCGCTGTTCCTGATCAGCCAGCGGGTGAGCAGCATCAATGCGCCCACCGGCATGGCCGAGCAGGAGCTGCTGGTGTTGCAAGTGTCCGGCCTGGTGCGGGTCGAGAACCCCGAGGTGCAGACACGCGTCGATCTGCAGGCCCTGCGTGGCCTGGCCGGCGTGAAAAGCGTGGCCCTGATCAACCAGATACCGTTCGGTGACAACTCCAACACCAGTGGCGTGCGGCTGACGCCGCAGCGCGCCGGCCGCGCCACCGGCGTCGGCACCTACAACTCCGGCGAGGGCTGGCTGCCCACCCTGGGCCTGCGCCTGGTCGAGGGCCGGGACTTCGAGCCCACCGAGTATGCCGAGGCCGCTACCGTGTTCAAGGACGATGAAGAGCCCAAGGTGCCGGCCGTGATCATCAACAAGCGTCTGGCCGAGCATCTGTTCCCCGGTCGCTCGGCCGTGGGCCAGGAGGTCTACGTCTACGGCTCGCAGCCGCAGCGGGTGGTGGGCGTGCTGGAAACGCTGCCGTCCATACGCCCGAACGGCGACGGCGACGATCGCCTGTACACCATGATGCTGCCGATCCAGGCCAGCTACCGAGGTGGCAGCTATGTGCTGCGCGTGCCGCCGGAGCAGCGTGACGCGCTGCTGAAGGCGGCCGTGGCGGCACTGGAGCAGGCCGGCGGCGGCGTCAAGCGCATCGTGCGCGAGCAGCACCGCTTCGAGGACATGCGCAGCAAGTACTACCGACAGGATGTCTCGATGCTGTGGCTGCTGGGCGGTGTCTGCCTGGCCCTGCTGGTGGTGACCGCCTTCGGCATCGTCGGCCTGGCCAGCTTCTGGGTCCAGCAGCGTACACGCATGATAGGCACGCGCCGTGCGCTGGGTGCCACCCGGGGTCAGATCCTGCGCTACTTCCAGGCCGAGAACTTCCTGCTCTCCAGCCTGGGCATTGCGCTGGGCATGCTGGGGGCCTACGGCCTCAGCCTGGCGCTGATGCAGCACTACGAGCTGCCGCGCCTGCCCTGGGTCTATCTGCCCATCGGCGCGCTGGTGCTCTGGGCGCTGGGCCAGCTGGCGGTGTGGGCGCCGGCGCGCCGCGCCGCGGCCCTGCCTCCGGTGGCCGCATTGAGGGGCTGA